TTTCAGTACAGTGGAAGGGGttcctttggttttcttccctGGTCTTAGTGAGAACCCCACCTGTTTGGTTTTCCTACTCTCACACTGGCGATGTGTTGGAAGAGATGCAGAGGATGGAATTCTGGCAGCTGTCAGGTTGCAGATGTTTGGGCAGTTTTCCATCAGTGTGTGGAATGGCTTTTCGAGTCTCCTGAGCTGAGGTTGATGCTGAGAGAACGTCCTTAGGTTTCAAGTgtccctcctgcttcccctgTGATAGCAGAGCATGAGGGAGCAGTGCACACTGTCCAGGGTTTTCAAAGCATTTGGAGAAGATGAGTCATTTTTTTGTGTCCAGCATCCCCTGAAATTGATGATAAAGTAAAGGGACAATGTCCCTTAAAACCAATTTACCCCCCCTGAATATATTTTGCTTCTGAAGAAGCACCCAGTGACGCTCCAGGTAAGTGGCTCACACCTACAGTGGATGTGTTTGAGAGAcagctgtgcttttgttcctgctcaGCTGCGGCATTTTCCTGTTGGATCGAGCGAAGGCTGCCTGGGTTGTAATGCCTGTCGGGTTGGAGCAGCAAAGCGCCACTGCCTGCTCTcgttcctctgctgctgcttccaggcaCGGTGGGAGCAGGCGGCAGCCGGGACAGGTGGAGGAGGGACCTTAATGCGTTTCTGGGCGTGGATGTGTTGGGCATCCAGAAGATGTTCCCACTGAAGAAGCCGCGGTGTTTCCTGGGTGGCGTTTGTTTGGCTGTGTGATGCGTGGCTCATGCTAATGCTGAGAGGTATTCCGTGGGACCAACGCCCCTGGGAACGGGGGTTCTTGCCGTGTTGTCCCggcagagcctgcctgcctgcaaggGGAAGCAAGAGCTGGACGTTCCTTGCGCAGGTGGGAAATGAGTCAGGAAGAACGGTTCTTCCCCAAGGTACATGAGGagtgctggggagctgtggctgccccgtgCTTTGTGAGCCTTCCTGGAGGGTTGTCGTGCTGGGCTGAGATGGGTTTGAGTTCCCGACGGAGAGACTGCCCTGGGCTGTTGGGACTGTTTGGATCCTGTTTTACTGGATGTTGAAGTACCTGGGGCTTGGGCTTGTGTTTCAGAGGGTGTTGGTTTGCGTTCTGATGTCGCGGAGCTGTTCTTTGCCATGGGATTGCCTTGGTGTGTTTTCTGCCGGGTCCCGGAGAGGGCTGGAGGCTGAGGAGTGTGGCCTTCATCgtgaggggaggggaagctgcAGGTGCATGGACAGTAGGAAGgtgctggggaagaggaaggagagatcTTGCTAAAGGGCGTGTACCTCCTTCATGGCGAGCATGGTGcagctatttttaaacacattttgctgaagaagaaatgaagagacaagaatggaagcagaagagaagggcagagaaagaaatgttatagcagggcaaaaagaaaaagagagagaacggaagagaggaaagaagaaagaaaaaaaggaggagcaatataaggaaggaaaggaaggattccttgcaagcaagcaagcaagaagagATGACTGAGGAAGATTCCCAGCGTGCACTGATGTTATCTCGAGATGGAGAATGGAGTTGAGGAACTCGGCATCCTCGGTACTGCGGGGCACTCGGCAAGGCTTGATGAAGGgtggtgaggaagaggatgaagagctCTTTCCGCGGGACATGTCCATGGTTTATTGCGAGCATGGCGTAGGTATTTGGGGAAAATGTTGGTAAAGAAGAAGCACAGAAGAGACCAGGatggaaagagaagaggagggtAGACGAAACTgtgacagaggaaagaaggaaagggaagggaaagagagaaaaagggcgagaaaaagagaatgtgagaaggaaatggaggagaaaaggaaaaccaaaggaagGACTGACACTGCGCAAGTAAAAATCAagccaggaaggaaggaagggaggacgGACAACGACACAGAGGATGAGAATGGAAGCGCAAAGGAGATGACCGGCACGTACCGACCTGCGGCGGAGCAGCACACGGTGTCGCTGCAGGCTCAGAAACGGCGGCTCGGTCAGGGCGGCTCCGCCCCGGTGCGGCGGAGAGCCCGGCTGtgagcgcgggggggcggcgcggggcgggcaggagAGCCGGGgcgtgcgggcggcggcggggagccgtgcggggcccgggcgggtgccggcggcggcgatgggcGTGTGCGGGGGGCCCGCGGTGCGGGTGCTGGTGCTGGCGGCGGCCTGGGCGCTGGGCGGCGGGCAGGTGCGCTACTCGGTGCCGGAGGAAGCCAAGGCCGGGACGGTGGTGGGCCGGCTGGCGCAGGACCTGGGCCTGGAGGCGGGCGAGGCGGAGGCGCGGCGGCTGCGGCTGGTGGCGCAGGGCCGGCGGGCGAGCGTGGAGGTGAGCGGGGCGAGCGGGGCGCTGGTGGTGAGCTCGCGGCTGGACCGGGAGGAGCTGTGCGGGAAGAGCGCGCCGTGCGCCCTGCgcctggaggtgctggtggagcGGCCGCTGCGCGTCTTCCACGTGGAGCTGGAGGTCACCGACATCAACGACAACGCCCCGCTCTTCCCCGCCGCCCGCAGAAACCTCAGCATCGCGGAATTCACCACGCTGCCGGGATCGCGGTTCCCGCTGGAGGGCGCGTCGGATGCGGATATCGGCGCCAACGCGCAGCTCTCCTACAGCCTCAGCCCCAGCGAGCACTTTACCCTCGATGTTAAATCCCctgatgaaaatagaaaatcCCTGTTTCTGGTGCTCGGGAAAGCGCTGGACCGGGAGTCGGTGCCCGTGCACCGTCTGGTGTTGACGGCGAGTGACGGGGGCCGGCCGTCGCTGTCGGGCACGATGGAGCTGGTGGTGTCGGTGCTGGACGCCAACGACAACGCGCCCCAGTTCAACCAGTCGGTGTATAAAGTGCAGCTGCCGGAGAGCGCTGCAGAGGGGACGCTGGTGGCCTCGGTGAACGCCACGGATCCGGATGAGGGTGTCAATCGGGAGTTTTCCTACAGTATCGTCAGTTCGTTTCCTGATGGTAGGAGAAATCTCTTCGGCATTGACCCCAAGACGGGCGAGATCAGACTGACGGGCGTCTTGGACTTCGAAGAAGTCCGTCTACACGAGTTGCAAATCGAAGCGAGAGACAGAGGCTCCCCCCCGCTGTCGGGTCACTGCAGCGTGGAGCTGGCGGTgctggacgtgaacgacaacgcgcccgagGTGTGGGTGACGTCGCTgtcggtgccggtgccggaggaCGCGGCGGTGGGGACGGTGGTGGCGCTGCTGAGCGTGTCGGACCGGGACTCGGGGGCGAACGGGCGGGTGCGCTGCGCGGTGTGGCCGGCGGCGCCGTTCGGGCTGGTGGCGACGTTCGCGGGCTCGTACTCGCTGGTGCTGCGGGAGGCGCTGGACCGGGAGCGGGTGTCGGAGTACGAGGTGGAGGTGCGTGCGGAGGACGGCGGGGCGCCGCCGCTGCGCGCCAGCCGCGGGGTGCGGGTGCCGGTGtcggacgtgaacgacaacgcgccggcGTTCGCGCAGGCCGTGTACACGGTGCTGGCGCGGGAGAACaacgcggcgggcgcggagctggCGCGGCTGTGGGCGCGGGACCCGGACGAGGCGGGCAACGGGCGCGTGAGCTACTCGGTgtgggagggcggcggcgggggcgcggccccgggcggcgggtGGCGGGCGGCGTCGAGCTACGTGTCGGTGGACGCGGAGAGCgggcggctgcgggcgctgcAGCCCCTGGACTACGAggaggtgcaggtgctgcagtTCGAGGTGCGGGCGGTGGACGCGGGGGAGCCGCCGCTGTGCGGCAACGCCACGGTGCAGCTCTTCGTGGTGGAcgagaacgacaacgcgccggcgctgctgccggcagccggcggcgggccggggcccggggccgcgggctcggcggcgtcggggccgggctcgggggcGTGGTGGGCGTGGGCGGCGTGGGGGGCGCCGGCGGGGCAGGTGGTGGCGAAGATCCGCGCGGTGGACGCGGACTCGGGCTACAACGCGTGGCTGCGCTACGAGCTGTGGGAGCCGCGGGGGAAGGGCCCGTTCCGCGTGGGGCTGTACAGCGGCGAGGTGAGCACGGCGCGGGCGCTGGAGGAGGCGGACGGCCCGCGGCAGAGGCTGGTGATCGTGGTGCGGGACCACGGGGAGCCGGCGCGCTCGGCCACGGCCACGCTGAGCGTGTCGCTGGTGGAGGGCGCCGAGGCGGCGCTGGCGGCCGCGGGCTCGTCCTCGGCGGCgtcggggccggggctgcgggcggcggagggcggcccggcggcggcggcggcggcggcggcgacgaacgtgtggctggtggtggccatCTGCGCGGTGTCGAGCCTGTTCCTGCTGGCGGTGGTGCTGTACGGGGCGTCGCGGTGGGCGCCGCGGGCGGCCGTGCTGTCGGGGCCCGGGCCGGCGACGCTGGTGTGCGCCAGCGAAGTGGGGAGCTGGTCGTACTCGCAGCGGCAGAGCCGGAGCCTGTGCGTGGCGGACGGCGCGGGCAAGAGCGACCTGATGGTTTTCAGCCCCAacgtgccgccgccgcccggccccgcggcgaaGGAGACGCAGCCGCAGCCGCCCGCTCTGCTGGACACGGTCAGtggccctcccctccctccgtcTCTTCCtccgtccctctgtccctccGTGCCTCCCTCTCTCGCCTGCCGGCCCTTCCCGCGACGCCCCTTGCCCGCTGCCGCCCTTCTGGCGCGTCCCGTGGGCAGGCGCTGGTGGGAGCCGGGCTGAGCCCGCGGGGCCTGCGGGCGGTGGGTGCGTGGCGGGGGCTGAAGGGTGGTGGTGGCACCTTGGCATCTGCCCTCGCGTCCTCCCCGGAGCCCCTGGGCTCTtgctggggctgcggggggaaGTGAAGGTGTTgccgcccccagcagcagctgttccCGCCCTCCGCTGGGCTTTGCTGTTGCGGGGGGCAGTTGCTGTCCCGGTCAGTAAAGTCACTGCCGCTTGCGGGGAGAGGTGCCACGACGTGGGGTCTGGGGACGCTCCTGCTTGCTGCTGTGTGGCATTTGCCCCCGAGCTTGCTGAAGGAGAGCAGGACACGCCGGCTGTGGTGGTGATGGTCCCCAGGCACTATGTACTCTCTTCTTACCGCTGCTGAGTGGGCTGGTATCAGATTTGGTTTCCTGTTGTTCCCTCTCCTCGTCTCTCATCTCATTGTTGGGTTCCCTCTGCATATCAGCAGAAGACAAGAATGGGAGACGATGTGTTTGTCTTGAGAACGTGTGTCCCAGAGTGGGGAGTGGAGGATGCCCAGAGGAAAGCCTGAGGCAGGAAGGGCACAGAGTTTTCCTGCCCAGGATCCTTTCCCAGGGCCCAAGGTTCAGGAGCTGGAGGCCTTCTGGATCTTGAGCTAGTGTGTGGTACTGAAATGCCCACAGCGTCTTTCGATGTTGTGAATATCTTGCACCGGATCCACTCccttgtgctgctgcctgcctggttAGGAAATGTGTTGGTAAGGGCAGTGACATGCAACTTCTGAACACTGTGTGATTgaccttttccttcttgttttgagaaaggggctgtgggagggtAGCGCTTCAGTCCTCTGTCCTTGTGTGGTGATGGGCATCCATAGCAGCTTCCACATGCATGGATGTGGCCATGAGAGTTTGTTACTTCTCCTCAGGTGGGATTTGTAAGTGGATGGGCTTAGGGGACCGGTGTAATCTGTGTGTGTTTGATCACGCTCTTAATACATTGCCCTCGTGTCCAGTGTTTCACCGCTGTGGCCATGAAATGTGAGCCGTTGTCACTTTGGGTTCATTCAAGGATGATTGTCCTTTGAAGGGATGTGATGTAAGATGACAACTGGGACTTGAGGGAGTTCTCTCCCTGTGGTGCATTTCCTCCATTTCACTTGTCTCACCAGAGCCTTTGGGGAAGTAGGGAAGGCGATACAGCCTTCTTTTTCCCCAAGCATGTGTCAGCTGCACTCAGTCCTATAAGGTCTTCGGGCTGAGGAGTCTCCTCCAAGGTAGCTGTTGGAAATggaatttttctcttcttactcCCCTCATCTCCCAGGCCGTGTACTTGTGTTCTTGGCCAGAGAAGTGGGGTGATGTACGCTACCCTGTTTTGTTCTTTCAAAATTTGCATCAGCAGCTACACCTGTACAATAGAAACTCTGGAAATCTTTttggaaaaacaagcaaagaagcaaaagtaaaccaaaccaacccaccaaaacaaaacctacaCAGAATTTTCTACACAATTCAATATCATCCATTACAGAGAGGTGAGCATCGACAGTTGGGTTGTTCTCCCGCAGATGATTTCAATGCCATTGCCATTCAGAGCTGTCTCCACATCTGCTTCAGCAAGAGTATTGCTGTCAGGTCTTCAGCATTTCCATCTGAGATAGCTGAAGCGTCGCCAGAGATGACAGTTCAGGAGCAGAGAGTCTGCTGGGCACCGTGTATGTGATACCTCCGGGTGGTTTTCTATTGTGCTCTCATGGATGGGAGGTCGGCTTGAGCCTTGAGGTGTGAAAGGAGACTGTGACATGTCACAGAAGTGAATGTAACACTGAGTAGGGCCCGGCCATTGCCTGATGTGACGGGTGACCTTGAGGAGTGGGCGGACTTGTCTGCAGGAACTGGAAATCCTTGGGAAGACCATGGGCCGTGTCATAAGAAGTCAGTTATGGGAGCTGATGTGCTTGTCTTGAGAACGTGTGTCCCCGAGTGGGGAGTGGAGGATGCCCAGAGGAAAGCTTGAGGCAGGATGGTCACAGAGGGTTCCTGCCCGGGATTGACTCCCAGGCTCCGAGGGTCTGGACTATGAGGCCTGCTAGATCTGAACGTAGTATGCGGGGCTGAAATGCCCACGATGTCTTTTATGAGTGTCTCGCATCCCTGACAGTCCCTTGTGctggtgctgcctgctgcaggcagtgtgtgGGTAAGGGGGGGGACATGCAGCCTGCTGAATACTGTCTGATGAACATCTTCGCTGAGGTTTTGGGAGCTGCACTGTGGGAGAGTAGTGCTTCCATCTGCTGTCCTTGTGTTGTGGTGGGCATCTGGAGGAGCTTCCGCAGCCCTTGGTGTTGCCATGATGGCAACCTCATCAGGCAGGATTTGTAAGGACACATGAGGAGGTGGGTGTAATCCTGGTGGCTGCAGTGGAGATGTTGTGTTGTCTTCTCACTATTAACTCATTCAGATATCTGCACATACACACCCAACCCAGCACAGCATTGCAGCTCTGGTTTTCTATCGCAGAAGTTCTCTTACCCCGTTGACATAGTGAGACCACTTGCATTTGGCATTATACATATTCTTCTGCAAGAACAAAATCCATGTGGCCTGGGATCAGCCTGTCACAGCGCTAACCACAGACCCTGTGATGTGCAGCTCTGTCGTGTTTCCATCTTAGATTGCCGAAAAGGCACAAAGCATTGGTGAATGGTGAAGTTCAAGCATCTGGGAAGTGCCTGCCAGATGCTGTGTGGCTTTGCATCCCTCCTTATGTTATTTGTGCTGGTCGTGGGATAAGTGAGGATGTGCAAAGGCCTGGGTCATGCTCTGAGCAGGGTTGACAGCTGGGCATGTTGTTGGTATTGAGCAAGGTCTGAGTATTATGGAAGTTGCTCTGGAGTTGGAGGCCTTCTGGATCTTGTGAGTGTGTGATATTGAAATTCCCACAACGATGTGTGCAGATCTGCCACAGAGACAGTCCCTCGTATTGCTGCCTGCCTGATGTAGGCCTTGTGTTGGTGTGAGGGGTGAGACGGAGACTGCTGAAAACTGTCTGAGGGACCTTTTTGCTCCCATTTTGGGAGGGCGTTGTGGGAGGGTTGTGCTTCAATCTGGTGTTCTTGTGTAGTGATGGGCATCTCTAGCAGCTTTCCCAGCTtttgatcacagaatcatggaatggatTGATTTAGAGGGGATCTTAAATATGGTCTACTTCCAGCTCCCTCTGCAGTGAGTGGGCACATCTTCCaatagaccaggctgctcaaagcttcctccaatctggccttgaagaCTTCCATGATGGGCCATGCATATCTTCTCTGGACAACGTGTTGCAGatcctcaccaccctcacagcagaGCATTTCTTCCTTGCAACTAATCTGAAACttctctctttcagtttagaagCGTTAgtcctcgtcctatccctacactccgcgataaagagtctctccccatctttcctgtaggtcccatTTAAGTACTGACAGGCCACTCTCAGGTCTCCTCAGAGCCGTCCCTTCTCCTGGCTAAGCAACCCCAAccccctcagcctgtcctcataggggaggtgctccagccctttgatcatctttgtgtccttCCTCTGGACACATCCATGCCTTTGTTGTGCTGTGTGTCCCAGAGCAAAACCCAGCAATCCAGGTGGGGTGTCACAAGAGCCAGGTAAAGGGCGAAAATCCCCTCCCTCTAGCTGCTAGCAACACTTCTTTTGTTGCAGCCCAGGCCATGACTGGCTTTCTGGGTTGGGAGCGCACATTAGcagctcatattcagtttttcatccgCCAGTAGCACAGAGTCcatctctgcagggctgctcccggTGCACTCATTGCCAGGCCTGTGTCCGTGTTTGGGATTGACTCAACCCGCTTGCAggcccttgcacttggccttgttgaactctgTGAGGcctgcacgggcccacctctcagtcctgtccaggtccctctggatggcacatgcTTCCTGCTAGAGTATCGaccgcaccactcagcttggtgtcatggGCAGACTTGCTGAGGGGCCACTCAATCCTACTGGCCACATCCCCGGCAAAGGTGTTAAATAATACTGGTCCCGATAGGGCCTCCTGAGGGACCCCGCTTGTCACTGATCTGCACCCAGACATGGAGCCGTTGATCACAaatctttgagtgtgaccatgcagccaattccttatccaccaaagggtccacccatcaaatcctcATCTCTCCgtttcagagacaaggatgttgtgtgagACAGTATCAGATGTTTttcacaagtccaggcagatgatgtcagtcatcttcccttctccaccaacgttgtaaccctgtcatagaagcaCCAAATCTGAGAAGGGTGATTGCCGTTAATGAAGCCACATTGGCTGTCACCTATCACCTCTGTTTTCCGTGTGCGtcagcatagtttccaggaggatctactcCGTGAtattgctgggcacagaggtgaggttggagttccccaggtcttccttttatccctttctaaaaatggggttatgtttccccttttgcaGTCACAGAGAACTTCATCAGTATGA
This genomic interval from Athene noctua chromosome 12, bAthNoc1.hap1.1, whole genome shotgun sequence contains the following:
- the LOC141965111 gene encoding protocadherin alpha-3-like, producing the protein MGVCGGPAVRVLVLAAAWALGGGQVRYSVPEEAKAGTVVGRLAQDLGLEAGEAEARRLRLVAQGRRASVEVSGASGALVVSSRLDREELCGKSAPCALRLEVLVERPLRVFHVELEVTDINDNAPLFPAARRNLSIAEFTTLPGSRFPLEGASDADIGANAQLSYSLSPSEHFTLDVKSPDENRKSLFLVLGKALDRESVPVHRLVLTASDGGRPSLSGTMELVVSVLDANDNAPQFNQSVYKVQLPESAAEGTLVASVNATDPDEGVNREFSYSIVSSFPDGRRNLFGIDPKTGEIRLTGVLDFEEVRLHELQIEARDRGSPPLSGHCSVELAVLDVNDNAPEVWVTSLSVPVPEDAAVGTVVALLSVSDRDSGANGRVRCAVWPAAPFGLVATFAGSYSLVLREALDRERVSEYEVEVRAEDGGAPPLRASRGVRVPVSDVNDNAPAFAQAVYTVLARENNAAGAELARLWARDPDEAGNGRVSYSVWEGGGGGAAPGGGWRAASSYVSVDAESGRLRALQPLDYEEVQVLQFEVRAVDAGEPPLCGNATVQLFVVDENDNAPALLPAAGGGPGPGAAGSAASGPGSGAWWAWAAWGAPAGQVVAKIRAVDADSGYNAWLRYELWEPRGKGPFRVGLYSGEVSTARALEEADGPRQRLVIVVRDHGEPARSATATLSVSLVEGAEAALAAAGSSSAASGPGLRAAEGGPAAAAAAAATNVWLVVAICAVSSLFLLAVVLYGASRWAPRAAVLSGPGPATLVCASEVGSWSYSQRQSRSLCVADGAGKSDLMVFSPNVPPPPGPAAKETQPQPPALLDTVSGPPLPPSLPPSLCPSVPPSLACRPFPRRPLPAAALLARPVGRRWWEPG